A single region of the Candidatus Omnitrophota bacterium genome encodes:
- a CDS encoding histone deacetylase family protein — MSFKIRKVTDSLLPSNKQAIEQVFGILRIHFPYVNEEKINEILEQMKDPLKYRFSSSLFVAEDGRSNIKGFAIMFYMPDINICYLDYIAVKPGRTSSGIGGALYERLRKEAQLLKSTGIFMECLPDDEKLCRDKTAIKQNRARLAFYERYGARPIAGTKYETLVNPDDDCPPYLVFDDLGNGISLSARQTKKIVRAVLERKYPKYCPEDYINMVIASISDNPVRLRDFKYVSKERPIENFDDIRNKIPLIINDKHHIHHVRERGYIESPIRINSILKEIEKLNIFQIRPSRGYPDKHITDVHNPKYFNYFKKVCEKFPEGKSIYPYVFPVRNATRPPHDYSVLAGYYCIDTFTPLNKNAFLAARAGVNCALTGAELLLGGYHSAYALVRPPGHHAERDVFGGFCYFNNASIAADFLSGYGKVAILDIDYHHGNGHQSIFYSRKDVLTVSIHGNPSFAYPYFTGFADETGEGEGEGFNLNFPLKETLTGEEYLATLKKAAKRITAFAPDYLIISLGFDIAKGDPTGTWSLKYSDFKNNGAEIGKLSFPTLFIQEGGYKNRTLGVNARCFFEGFLSCRTNNKR; from the coding sequence ATGAGTTTTAAGATAAGGAAGGTAACAGATTCACTTCTTCCTTCAAATAAACAGGCCATTGAGCAGGTTTTCGGCATCCTGAGGATACATTTCCCGTATGTAAACGAAGAAAAGATCAACGAGATCCTTGAACAGATGAAAGATCCTTTAAAGTACAGATTTTCATCCAGCCTGTTTGTTGCCGAAGACGGCAGATCAAATATCAAAGGTTTTGCCATAATGTTTTATATGCCCGATATAAACATCTGCTATTTGGACTATATAGCGGTAAAACCCGGCAGAACATCTTCGGGGATAGGCGGCGCTCTTTACGAAAGACTCCGTAAAGAAGCTCAACTCCTGAAATCAACCGGTATTTTTATGGAATGCCTTCCCGATGATGAAAAACTTTGCAGGGATAAGACCGCAATAAAACAAAACCGGGCGCGGCTTGCTTTTTACGAAAGATACGGCGCCAGGCCGATTGCGGGAACGAAATATGAGACGCTTGTTAACCCTGACGACGATTGCCCTCCTTATCTTGTCTTTGACGATTTGGGGAACGGCATAAGCTTATCCGCCCGGCAAACGAAAAAGATCGTCAGGGCTGTCTTAGAGCGGAAATATCCCAAATATTGTCCTGAGGACTATATCAATATGGTTATCGCTTCCATTTCTGACAACCCTGTCCGATTAAGGGATTTTAAATATGTTTCAAAAGAAAGGCCTATCGAAAATTTTGATGACATAAGAAATAAAATCCCGCTGATAATCAATGACAAACACCATATTCATCATGTCCGTGAAAGAGGTTATATAGAATCGCCTATCCGGATAAACAGCATCTTAAAAGAAATTGAAAAACTTAATATATTTCAAATAAGGCCGTCAAGAGGGTATCCGGATAAACATATCACGGATGTGCATAACCCGAAATATTTCAATTATTTTAAAAAAGTTTGTGAAAAATTCCCGGAAGGCAAATCAATTTACCCTTATGTTTTCCCGGTTAGAAATGCCACAAGGCCGCCGCACGATTATTCAGTGCTGGCGGGATATTATTGCATTGATACATTTACTCCTCTCAATAAAAATGCTTTTTTGGCGGCGCGGGCGGGAGTAAACTGCGCTCTTACGGGTGCGGAACTGTTACTGGGAGGATATCATTCCGCGTACGCCCTTGTGAGGCCTCCGGGGCATCATGCCGAAAGAGATGTTTTCGGCGGGTTTTGTTATTTCAATAATGCTTCCATCGCCGCGGATTTTCTTTCAGGTTATGGTAAAGTCGCCATATTGGACATTGATTATCACCACGGTAACGGGCATCAATCTATTTTTTATAGCAGAAAAGATGTCTTAACCGTATCTATTCACGGGAACCCCTCGTTTGCATACCCCTATTTTACAGGATTCGCGGATGAGACCGGCGAAGGAGAGGGTGAAGGCTTCAACTTGAATTTCCCGCTAAAGGAAACTTTAACGGGGGAAGAATACCTTGCCACCCTTAAAAAAGCGGCCAAAAGAATTACAGCTTTTGCCCCGGACTATTTAATAATAAGCCTTGGTTTTGATATCGCGAAAGGTGACCCGACGGGGACCTGGTCACTGAAATATTCCGACTTCAAAAACAATGGCGCCGAAATCGGGAAGCTTTCTTTTCCGACATTATTTATACAGGAAGGCGGCTATAAAAACCGGACATTGGGCGTCAATGCCAGATGCTTTTTTGAGGGATTTTTATCCTGCCGGACAAATAACAAACGATGA
- a CDS encoding slipin family protein, giving the protein MSGLGGFFPLAVIVVIILFNAVRIVKEYERGVVFRLGRLVGARGPGLFFLIPGLEKMDKIDLRVITLDVPSQEVITKDNVPVKVNAVCYFRVMDPEKAIVEIEDFVMATSQISQTTLRSVIGQADLDEVLSSRNKINTELQKIIDQATDPWGIKVSRVEIKDVQLPADMQRAIARQAEAERDRRAKVIHAQGEFEASVKLTEAAKIIDQSPSAIQLRYLQTLTEIATENNSVTIFPVPIDILRAITQKKS; this is encoded by the coding sequence ATGAGTGGTCTTGGTGGTTTTTTTCCGTTAGCGGTAATCGTTGTTATAATATTGTTCAACGCCGTAAGAATCGTTAAAGAATACGAGAGGGGCGTTGTTTTCCGTCTCGGCCGGCTTGTGGGAGCGCGGGGTCCCGGGCTTTTTTTTCTTATCCCCGGACTTGAAAAAATGGACAAGATAGACCTGCGAGTTATAACGCTGGATGTGCCTTCGCAGGAAGTGATCACGAAAGACAATGTGCCGGTAAAAGTGAATGCCGTGTGCTATTTCAGGGTTATGGATCCGGAAAAAGCGATTGTTGAAATAGAGGATTTTGTAATGGCGACGAGCCAGATCTCTCAAACAACACTCAGGAGCGTCATCGGTCAGGCGGATCTTGACGAGGTGCTGTCGTCCAGAAATAAAATCAACACGGAACTTCAGAAAATAATTGATCAGGCCACCGACCCGTGGGGAATCAAGGTGTCCCGGGTTGAGATAAAAGATGTGCAGCTTCCCGCGGATATGCAGAGGGCCATCGCCCGTCAGGCGGAAGCCGAACGCGACCGCCGCGCTAAAGTGATACACGCGCAGGGGGAATTTGAGGCGTCCGTCAAACTCACCGAAGCGGCCAAGATCATAGACCAGTCGCCGTCGGCCATACAGCTGAGATATCTTCAGACGCTCACCGAAATAGCCACGGAGAACAATTCGGTCACGATTTTTCCCGTGCCGATAGATATCCTGAGGGCAATAACGCAGAAAAAAAGCTGA
- a CDS encoding KamA family radical SAM protein: MNDSLQESAEPPSNNDLGLIEIQLGTDVTEEIPFSKTEIPSSDFDIINPVTAAFRKQFFPSANDRQWNSWRWQIQNSYTSFKKLSEILDLENIDDVDFLAKSRKLPLRITPYYASLLYGTPKNYALTKSVVPSKLELIVSPEEESDPLHEESMCPVYNLVRRYPDRVLLLSTGFCSVYCRYCTRSHMVLKDKKHYGVKAWEKSIEYIKNNTQIRDVVISGGDPLTMPDKHIEFLLSSIRAIPHVEIIRIGTKVPVALPQRITNNFIKMLKKHAPLYMSIHFIHPDEITAEVSEACSRIANAGIVMGSQTVLLKDINDNVETMKELMLKLLKNRIRPYYIYQCDPIPGSSHFRTPVAKGLEIIQGLRGFISGYAVPHYVIDTPGGGGKIPLLPEYYLGRDGDHILIRNFEGNTYKYYDPVK; the protein is encoded by the coding sequence ATGAATGACAGTTTGCAAGAAAGTGCCGAGCCTCCCTCTAATAACGACTTAGGCCTGATTGAAATACAACTAGGTACAGACGTTACCGAAGAAATACCTTTCAGTAAAACAGAGATACCGTCTTCAGATTTTGATATCATAAATCCCGTAACAGCCGCTTTCCGGAAACAGTTTTTCCCGTCGGCTAACGATAGGCAATGGAACAGCTGGCGCTGGCAGATCCAGAACAGTTATACAAGTTTTAAAAAACTGTCCGAGATACTGGACCTTGAAAATATTGACGACGTGGATTTTTTAGCAAAGTCAAGGAAGCTTCCTCTCCGCATCACCCCCTACTATGCAAGCCTGCTCTACGGCACGCCTAAAAATTATGCGCTCACCAAATCAGTTGTTCCCAGTAAACTTGAATTGATAGTCTCACCGGAAGAAGAATCCGACCCTTTACATGAAGAATCAATGTGCCCGGTATATAACCTCGTTCGCCGCTACCCTGACAGGGTGCTGCTTCTTTCTACAGGATTCTGTTCCGTGTACTGCAGATATTGTACGCGGTCCCATATGGTGCTCAAGGATAAAAAACATTACGGCGTGAAGGCCTGGGAAAAATCAATAGAATACATCAAAAATAACACTCAAATCCGTGATGTGGTAATTTCGGGAGGGGATCCTCTGACTATGCCTGATAAACACATAGAGTTCCTTCTCTCATCCATACGCGCTATCCCGCATGTAGAGATCATACGCATTGGAACCAAGGTCCCCGTCGCGCTTCCGCAGCGTATAACAAATAATTTTATCAAAATGCTCAAAAAACACGCCCCTCTTTATATGAGCATACATTTCATCCACCCTGACGAAATAACAGCGGAAGTCAGCGAGGCCTGCTCCCGGATTGCAAATGCGGGTATAGTTATGGGGAGCCAGACGGTGCTTCTAAAGGACATAAACGACAATGTTGAAACCATGAAAGAACTGATGCTCAAACTCCTGAAGAACAGAATAAGGCCTTATTACATATATCAATGCGACCCGATCCCGGGCTCCTCTCATTTTCGTACTCCTGTCGCAAAGGGGCTCGAAATAATACAAGGCTTGAGGGGTTTTATCAGCGGTTATGCCGTTCCTCATTATGTTATTGATACGCCGGGCGGCGGAGGCAAGATCCCTCTCCTGCCGGAATATTATCTGGGGCGCGACGGTGATCATATATTAATAAGGAATTTTGAAGGCAATACCTATAAATATTATGATCCCGTAAAATGA